In one Nicotiana tomentosiformis chromosome 6, ASM39032v3, whole genome shotgun sequence genomic region, the following are encoded:
- the LOC138894301 gene encoding uncharacterized protein, with the protein MVIEVHPPWKMYFDGAAHRGGDGASVVFVISQGEDLPYTFMLMQLCSNNIAEYQAFGLDMDVEMKWLQLQVFGDSQLVVNQLLGSYEVKKPELRPYHDYTKILMGWLGDATIQYVPRKENKKADTLAALALSLTLPYQAQVTVYQK; encoded by the coding sequence atggttattgaagttcaccctccatggaagatgtactttgatggtgctgcacatCGCGGAGGAGATGGTGCTAGTGTAGTATTTGTCATTTCTCAAGGTGAAGATCTGCCCTACACTTTTATGTTGATGCAACTCTGCTCTAACAACATTGCTGAGTATCAAGCCTTTGGGCTCGATATGGATGTCGAAATGAAGTGgttgcaattgcaagtctttggtgactctcagttagtggtcaatcagcttctaggtagttacgaggtcaagaagcctgaactacgcccatatcatgattacACCAAAATATTAATGGGGTGGCTTGGTGATGCGACTATTCAGTatgtgccaaggaaagaaaataagaaggctgATACTTTAGCTGCCCTAGCTTTATCGTTAACCCTGCCTTATCAAGCACAAGTTACTGTCTACCAAAAATAG
- the LOC138894300 gene encoding uncharacterized protein, producing the protein MFPHVHFPPGFKTPKFDKYDGHGDPVAHLKRHCNHLRGAGGKEELLMAYSGESLTGIASEWFIDQDMSHWYVWNDMAQDFVQQFQYNMDIVPDHSSLVNTKKKPTESFREYAIKWSRLLGAKVATKGMANDREINAASTQANVIQDAAGKSGRNKKRNATNKS; encoded by the exons atgttcccccATGTTCATTTTCCACCTGgcttcaagaccccaaaatttgataagtatgatgggcatggtgatccTGTGGCTCATCTGAAGAGGCATTGTAACCACTTGAGGGGAGCAGGAGGCAAAGAAGAATTGCTTATGGCCTATTCtggggaaagtttgacaggaattgcttcagagtggttcatagatcaagacatGTCTCACTGGTATGTTTGGAAcgacatggctcaagattttgtccaacagtttCAGTACAATATGGATATAGTGCCAGACCACTCCTCTCTTGTCAACACAAAGAAGAAACCGACAGAaagcttcagagaatatgcaatcaaatggagcaggctgctagg agcaaaggttgcAACTAAGGGAATGGCGAACGACAGAGAAATTAATGCTGCCAGCACCCAAGCCAACGTCATCCAGGATGCTGCTGGCAAGAGCGGCCGTAACAAAAAGAGAAATGCCACCAACAAGAGCTAG